The DNA window CGCGCGGCGGGCCACTTCATGGGCACCCTCGTCGGACAGCTCCAGCCCCAGACAGCCGGCACTGCGCGAGACGATGTGCTGCAGATCCGCCACCTGATAAAACTCCAGCCGCTGAACAATGCCGAAGCGATCGCGCAGCGGCGAGGTCAGCGAGCCGGCGCGGGTGGTAGCGCCCACCAAGGTAAACGGCGGCAGATCGAGCTTAATCGAACGCGCCGCCGGCCCTTCGCCGATCATGATATCCAGCTGATAGTCTTCCATCGCCGGATACAGCACTTCTTCCACCACCGGTGACAAACGGTGGATTTCGTCAATGAACAACACGTCGTGCGGTTCAAGGTTGGTCAGCATCGCCGCCAAATCGCCCGCCTTCTCCAGCACCGGGCCGGAGGTGGTGCGCAGATTCACGCCCATTTCGTTGGCCACGATGTTGGCCAGGGTGGTTTTCCCCAGGCCCGGCGGGCCGAAGATCAGCAGATGGTCGAGCGCGTCGCCGCGCTGCTTGGCCGCCTGGATGAAGATCTCCATCTGCTCGCGTACGTGCGGCTGGCCAACGTATTCGGTCAACAGCTTGGGACGAATGGCGCGATCGAGGACTTCTTCCTCGTTGATCGGTTCGGCGGAGATCAGACGATCGGCTTCAATCATTATCTACCTCTTAGCGGCCTTACAAAGCAGCGCGCAGCGCGTCGCGGATCAGCGTCTCGCAGTCGGCGCCCGGTTTGGCAATTTTGCTGATCATGCGGCTGGCTTCCTGCGGCTTATAGCCCAACGCCACCAGCGCCGAAACAGCTTCGGCTTCGGCGTCCGCTTCAGGCGCTTTGGCGGCGGCGGACGGCAGACTGATCTCGCTGCTGCTGTTGAACAGGTCGCCGTTCAGCCCTTTGAAGCGGTCTTTCATCTCCACCACCAGGCGCTCGGCAGTTTTCTTGCCTACGCCCGGCAGCTTGACCAGTGCAGTGATCTCTTCACGCTCCACCGCGCTGACGAACTGCTGCGCGGACATGCCGGACAGGATCGCCAGCGCCAGTTTTGGCCCGACGCCGTTGACCTTGATCAGCTCGCGGAACAGCGCACGCTCCTGCTTGTCGTTGAAACCGTACAGCAGCTGCGCGTCTTCACGCACCACGAAGTGGGTAAACACGATGGCCTCTTGCCCCAGTTCCGGCAGCTCGTAAAAGCAGGTCATCGGCATGTGTACCTCATAGCCCACGCCGTTCGCCTCCAGTAACACCAGCGGCGGCTGCTTTTCCAGAATATTTCCTCTGAGACGACCTATCATTTACCCTCCTGCAGAATGACCGGGCATGGCGCCCTGCCATGCCGTTGCTGGTAAAGCTTATAACATAAAAAAGGCTGGATGAATATCCAGCCTGAGCAATCATCGCTTTGCGTCAGCGCAAACGCCCGCGCGCCAGGTTCAGCCGCCCTTCGCTCATCCGCAGCACGTTCTGGCTGAGGTGGCAGTGGGTGATGGCGATGGCCAGGGCATCGGCGGCGTCCGCCTGCGGGTTGGCCGAGAGTTTGAGCAGCGAGCGCACCATGTGCTGTACCTGCGCCTTTTCGGCCGCGCCGGTGCCGACCACGGTCTGTTTGACCTGCCGCGCCGCATACTCGAACACTTCCAGATTCTGATTCACCGCCGCCACGATCGCGACGCCGCGCGCCTGACCGAGCTTGAGCGCCGAATCCGGGTTCTTGGCCATAAACACCTGTTCGATGGCGAAGAAGTCGGGCTGAAACTGGGTGATGATCTCACTGACGCCGGCGTAAATCAGCTTCAGCCGCGTCGGCATGTCGTCCACCACCGTGCGGATGCAGCCGCTGGCGATATAGCTCAACTGACGCCCCTGCTGACGGATAAGGCCATAGCCGGTGACGCGTGAGCCGGGATCGATACCGAGTATGATCGCCATATCTACATCCACCTTGCATGCACGGCGCCGCCGAACGGCGGCGCCCGTTTTACCGGATTACAGCGTCGCCGCCACTTCGTCGGAGATTTCACCGTTATGGTAAACTTCCTGCACGTCGTCGCAGTCTTCCAGCATATCGATCAGGCGCAACAGCTTAGGCGCGGTTTCCGCATCCATGTCAGCCTTGGTCGATGGGATCATCGATACTTCCGCCGCTTCGGCTTCGAAACCCGCCGCGGTCAGCGCGTCTTTCACCGCGCCCAGACTTTCCCAGGCGGTGAACACGTCGATGGCGCCATCGTCATAGGTCACGATGTCTTCCGCACCGGCTTCCAGCGCCGCTTCCATCACGGTGTCTTCATCCAGGCCCGGTGCGTAGGTGATCACGCCTTTCTTGGTGAACAGGTAAGCCACGGAACCGTCGGTGCCGAGGTTGCCGCCGCATTTGGTGAAGGCGTGGCGCACTTCCGCCACGGTGCGGTTGCGGTTGTCGCTCAGGCATTCGATCATGACGGCGGTGCCACCAGGGCCGTAACCTTCATAGATGATGGTTTCCATGTTGGTATCATCATCGCCGCCCACCCCGCGCGCGATCGCACGGTTCATGGTGTCGCGCGTCATGTTGTTCGACAGCGCCTTGTCCATCGCCGCGCGCAGACGCGGGTTGGAATCCGGATCGCCGCCGCCCAGCTTGGCGGCCGTGACCAGCTCACGAATAATCTTGGTGAAAATTTTACCGCGCTTGGCGTCCTGCGCCGCTTTACGGTGCTTTGTGTTGGCCCACTTACTATGACCTGCCATAAAAAAATCTCCGAAAAAAACTACTGGACTGAATTGATCACGAACTCTTCAATCGCCTGCTGATTGCTCCATGACTTGGTCAACTTCACGGCCTCGGCCGCCTCAAGCCATTGGTAAGCGTGATGCTCGGTAATCACCGGATCGCGCTCCTCGGGCAACGCCAGACAGAACCAGTGCTCTTTATTGCGCGTGGTTCCCGGCGCATAGCGATGTCGCAAATGGACAAAGAGTTCAAACTCCACGCAGCGCTGGCAATCGAACAACGGCAGGTGCTCTGCTTCGATATCGATACCGACTTCTTCCATGACTTCACGCTGCGCGGCATGCGGCGGCGACTCATCCTGTTCCAGGCTGCCGGTGACCGACTGCCAGAACTCGGTATCGTCGCGCCGCTGTAACATCAGCACCCGACCACTGGATTTCGCGTAAATCACTACCAGGATAGATTCAGGGCGCTTGTAACTCATCACTC is part of the Serratia marcescens genome and encodes:
- the ruvB gene encoding Holliday junction branch migration DNA helicase RuvB, with the translated sequence MIEADRLISAEPINEEEVLDRAIRPKLLTEYVGQPHVREQMEIFIQAAKQRGDALDHLLIFGPPGLGKTTLANIVANEMGVNLRTTSGPVLEKAGDLAAMLTNLEPHDVLFIDEIHRLSPVVEEVLYPAMEDYQLDIMIGEGPAARSIKLDLPPFTLVGATTRAGSLTSPLRDRFGIVQRLEFYQVADLQHIVSRSAGCLGLELSDEGAHEVARRARGTPRIANRLLRRVRDFAEVRANGVISGSVAAQALDMLNVDAEGFDYMDRKLLLAIIDKFTGGPVGLDNLAAAIGEERETIEDVIEPFLIQQGFIQRTPRGRLATQHAYRHFGLEREG
- the ruvA gene encoding Holliday junction branch migration protein RuvA → MIGRLRGNILEKQPPLVLLEANGVGYEVHMPMTCFYELPELGQEAIVFTHFVVREDAQLLYGFNDKQERALFRELIKVNGVGPKLALAILSGMSAQQFVSAVEREEITALVKLPGVGKKTAERLVVEMKDRFKGLNGDLFNSSSEISLPSAAAKAPEADAEAEAVSALVALGYKPQEASRMISKIAKPGADCETLIRDALRAAL
- the ruvC gene encoding crossover junction endodeoxyribonuclease RuvC, producing the protein MAIILGIDPGSRVTGYGLIRQQGRQLSYIASGCIRTVVDDMPTRLKLIYAGVSEIITQFQPDFFAIEQVFMAKNPDSALKLGQARGVAIVAAVNQNLEVFEYAARQVKQTVVGTGAAEKAQVQHMVRSLLKLSANPQADAADALAIAITHCHLSQNVLRMSEGRLNLARGRLR
- a CDS encoding YebC/PmpR family DNA-binding transcriptional regulator; this encodes MAGHSKWANTKHRKAAQDAKRGKIFTKIIRELVTAAKLGGGDPDSNPRLRAAMDKALSNNMTRDTMNRAIARGVGGDDDTNMETIIYEGYGPGGTAVMIECLSDNRNRTVAEVRHAFTKCGGNLGTDGSVAYLFTKKGVITYAPGLDEDTVMEAALEAGAEDIVTYDDGAIDVFTAWESLGAVKDALTAAGFEAEAAEVSMIPSTKADMDAETAPKLLRLIDMLEDCDDVQEVYHNGEISDEVAATL
- the nudB gene encoding dihydroneopterin triphosphate diphosphatase, which produces MSYKRPESILVVIYAKSSGRVLMLQRRDDTEFWQSVTGSLEQDESPPHAAQREVMEEVGIDIEAEHLPLFDCQRCVEFELFVHLRHRYAPGTTRNKEHWFCLALPEERDPVITEHHAYQWLEAAEAVKLTKSWSNQQAIEEFVINSVQ